The following are encoded together in the uncultured Sphaerochaeta sp. genome:
- a CDS encoding BMP family ABC transporter substrate-binding protein produces MKKVTILLLVLVMGTMVFAQGGKEAPAQADGRPTIRLLTDATGIDDKSFNAAAWRGIVEYYGDTVENATGRGTLYDVVTAQTQDMYIPNLRQAADEGYDLIMVTGFTWADALGEVAPQYPDQKFTIVDVDWVGQPNVMEFIYSEEQGSYLVGMVAALQAKEDGIVNPKFGFIGGVPGATITKFEMGYVQGILSVFPDAEIYDYYANDWGKPELAKAQAKNWYDMGVYCIFSAAGGTGNGTIAQAKEYRMQGKNVWAIGVDSDQYADGLYSGNKSAVLTSMLKRVENSSLMVLEAVADGSFKGGVVQMGMADDGVGYSTANPELSKSVVEKVDAAKADIINGKIKIYKTYKDAMANGAAPRGLSALDD; encoded by the coding sequence ATGAAGAAAGTAACTATTTTGCTGCTGGTTCTGGTGATGGGCACCATGGTGTTCGCACAGGGCGGTAAAGAAGCTCCCGCACAGGCTGATGGCAGACCAACCATCCGTTTGCTCACTGATGCAACCGGTATTGATGACAAGTCATTCAACGCTGCAGCTTGGAGAGGAATCGTAGAGTACTACGGCGATACCGTAGAGAATGCAACCGGTCGCGGTACACTGTATGATGTAGTGACTGCACAGACCCAGGATATGTATATCCCGAATCTCCGTCAGGCTGCTGACGAGGGGTATGACCTGATCATGGTCACCGGTTTCACCTGGGCAGATGCGCTTGGTGAAGTAGCCCCACAGTATCCTGACCAGAAATTCACCATCGTTGACGTTGACTGGGTGGGACAGCCAAACGTTATGGAGTTCATCTACTCTGAGGAACAGGGCTCCTACCTCGTTGGTATGGTCGCAGCACTCCAGGCCAAGGAAGATGGAATTGTAAATCCAAAGTTTGGATTCATCGGTGGAGTTCCCGGTGCTACCATCACCAAGTTTGAGATGGGCTATGTGCAGGGCATCCTCTCTGTTTTCCCAGATGCAGAAATCTATGACTACTATGCCAACGACTGGGGCAAGCCAGAGCTTGCTAAAGCACAGGCAAAGAACTGGTATGACATGGGTGTCTACTGCATCTTCAGTGCAGCTGGTGGGACCGGAAACGGAACCATTGCTCAGGCCAAAGAGTACCGTATGCAGGGTAAGAACGTCTGGGCAATCGGCGTAGACAGTGACCAGTATGCTGACGGTCTGTATAGTGGCAACAAGAGTGCCGTACTTACCAGTATGCTTAAGCGCGTTGAAAACTCTTCCCTGATGGTCCTCGAGGCAGTTGCCGACGGTTCCTTCAAGGGTGGCGTGGTCCAGATGGGCATGGCTGACGATGGTGTCGGTTACTCAACTGCAAACCCTGAACTCAGCAAGAGTGTTGTCGAGAAGGTCGATGCAGCTAAGGCTGACATCATCAATGGAAAAATCAAGATTTACAAGACCTACAAGGATGCTATGGCCAATGGCGCAGCTCCCCGTGGGCTTTCCGCACTTGACGACTAA
- a CDS encoding Cof-type HAD-IIB family hydrolase, protein MYTVVALDLDGTLTNEKKEITPRTRDAIRRAREQGCHIVLASGRPLLGIEHVASSLDLMGSEGTILAYNGGQLFDTRTSQVLWERTVDLEAIHTCFSYAREHHLAALSYDEEGVITEMADDVHVAKEAYNNAIPIRKVSNLIKEVQHPMPKVMIVGEPLLLQKAREDLLPLVGDVADLGFSEPCFMEITAKGVQKASSLQVLLSLLGRDESSLMVIGDGLNDLPMFGIAALSVAMDNASDEVKSHAHVITDSNEHDGVALAFERYILTK, encoded by the coding sequence ATGTACACGGTAGTAGCTCTAGACTTGGATGGTACACTCACCAACGAGAAGAAGGAAATAACCCCACGCACAAGGGATGCGATTAGAAGAGCCAGGGAACAGGGTTGCCATATCGTTCTTGCCAGTGGCAGACCCCTCTTGGGTATCGAGCATGTCGCTTCCTCCCTTGATCTTATGGGCAGTGAAGGTACCATTCTTGCCTATAATGGCGGACAGCTCTTTGATACACGAACAAGTCAGGTACTCTGGGAACGTACGGTGGACCTTGAGGCTATTCATACTTGTTTCTCATACGCCCGTGAACATCACCTTGCTGCTCTTTCCTACGATGAGGAAGGTGTTATTACCGAAATGGCTGATGATGTGCATGTTGCCAAGGAAGCCTATAACAACGCTATTCCTATCAGGAAAGTCTCCAATCTCATCAAGGAAGTACAACACCCGATGCCAAAGGTTATGATCGTAGGAGAACCGCTTCTCTTGCAGAAGGCTAGGGAAGATCTGTTGCCATTGGTTGGGGATGTTGCTGATTTGGGCTTCAGTGAGCCATGCTTTATGGAAATTACCGCAAAAGGTGTACAAAAAGCGAGCAGCCTCCAGGTATTGCTTTCCCTGCTCGGAAGGGATGAAAGCTCCTTGATGGTAATCGGTGATGGTCTCAATGATCTGCCGATGTTTGGCATTGCCGCACTCTCAGTGGCTATGGACAATGCATCGGATGAAGTGAAATCGCATGCCCATGTGATTACGGATTCCAATGAACATGATGGTGTTGCCTTGGCTTTTGAACGATATATATTGACAAAATAG
- a CDS encoding SurA N-terminal domain-containing protein — MSSNDNTNGKKPEENGKVLAFGKEKKSAVEKKGKNEAALKPKRKITIGWVFGMIVLILIAISFVLAPAIQAFVGQGTSNGIVFGKYGKEEIKYAYGNYFYDQVQNYANQYSGSDANQTQALYQIWKSAYDSTVLFTAVNQLATKAGIIAADDVVKRAIIESGAYDKDGKFDVKTYQDASAERKASVEKSIRRGLPYQMVIDDVGTVLSSSSEVDYIAEMAGNGRTFRYLSLNPARYPDELASQYALQNKQLFYSMDMSIISMDSQENAQAVYDSIVGGETSFEEAATQNSLDSYAAEEGKVGRLYYYGLVSNFKNADEAVSLLSAKSGDVLGPFESNGAWAIYKLNSTPEEADYASEELLASVKAYLATSDSDIIDTFLADLAADLQVEAASKGLDEVALEQDLSVVDVSATPYNLGESQYMSNFSYTDNAGLLANAASNEDVAKQLYTAEENTLLDPIKSGTSYLLVETGEDVQDDTMGSYITMFYDYYSGTQNQQDFSQALYSSDAFEDNFLTTFLNVVLGQSE, encoded by the coding sequence ATGTCTTCAAACGACAACACAAATGGAAAGAAACCCGAAGAGAACGGGAAAGTACTCGCCTTCGGTAAAGAAAAGAAGAGCGCAGTAGAGAAAAAAGGTAAGAATGAAGCCGCACTCAAGCCGAAGCGCAAAATTACCATCGGATGGGTGTTTGGAATGATCGTCTTGATCTTGATCGCCATCTCCTTTGTGTTGGCCCCTGCTATTCAGGCCTTTGTCGGCCAAGGCACCAGCAATGGAATTGTATTTGGAAAATACGGCAAAGAAGAGATTAAGTATGCCTATGGTAACTACTTCTATGATCAGGTCCAGAACTATGCCAACCAGTACAGCGGCTCGGATGCAAACCAAACCCAAGCCCTTTACCAAATCTGGAAGAGCGCTTACGACAGCACGGTCTTGTTTACAGCGGTCAACCAACTTGCTACAAAAGCCGGCATTATTGCAGCTGATGATGTGGTAAAGCGTGCAATTATTGAAAGTGGCGCCTATGACAAGGATGGAAAATTCGATGTAAAGACCTATCAGGATGCTTCGGCTGAACGAAAGGCTTCTGTTGAGAAATCAATCCGACGCGGCCTCCCCTATCAGATGGTTATTGACGATGTGGGTACGGTACTCTCCTCCTCCTCCGAGGTTGATTACATCGCTGAAATGGCAGGTAATGGAAGAACGTTCCGCTATCTCAGCCTCAATCCTGCACGCTACCCTGATGAACTCGCTTCACAGTATGCACTACAGAACAAGCAGCTCTTTTACAGCATGGATATGAGTATCATCAGTATGGACAGCCAGGAAAATGCCCAGGCAGTGTATGATTCCATCGTCGGCGGTGAGACCTCTTTTGAAGAGGCTGCAACCCAAAACAGTCTTGACTCCTATGCAGCTGAAGAAGGAAAAGTTGGACGTCTGTACTACTACGGCCTGGTTTCCAACTTCAAGAATGCTGATGAAGCAGTCTCCTTACTCTCCGCAAAAAGCGGTGATGTACTTGGCCCCTTTGAGTCAAATGGTGCATGGGCAATCTACAAGCTGAACAGCACGCCGGAGGAAGCTGACTATGCCAGCGAGGAACTCCTTGCTTCCGTCAAAGCGTACCTGGCAACCAGTGATAGTGACATCATCGATACCTTCCTTGCTGACCTTGCTGCAGATTTGCAGGTAGAGGCTGCAAGCAAAGGATTGGATGAAGTAGCACTTGAGCAGGACCTGTCAGTAGTTGATGTGAGTGCAACCCCCTACAACTTGGGAGAGAGCCAGTACATGAGCAACTTCTCCTATACGGATAATGCAGGGCTGCTCGCCAATGCTGCCAGCAATGAAGATGTTGCCAAGCAACTCTACACTGCAGAAGAGAACACACTGCTTGACCCAATCAAGTCAGGCACTTCCTACCTCCTTGTTGAGACTGGTGAAGATGTCCAAGACGATACCATGGGCAGTTATATCACCATGTTCTATGACTACTACAGCGGAACTCAGAACCAGCAGGACTTCAGCCAAGCACTCTACTCCTCTGATGCATTTGAGGACAACTTCCTGACTACCTTCCTCAACGTAGTACTGGGACAGAGCGAATAA
- a CDS encoding metallophosphoesterase, producing MKQSTHSILRILILLFAALLLIVGIASYIIIDRLSNTKVFEDVSRYTESVVSPQEAFDLQKAIHERKAFTLEYPESGEFTILWGTDFHLRRGPFSGRDKIYALLERAFEETDPDLTIISGDLLFSFNAKEMLIEFASFMEEHGQIWAYSFGNHDGEHAYDRPTLASVLDDYPHALFSSGEEWVRGYSNYPLVLTQNGVMKNALMLLDSHHSRIYADNVIAPDYIYPSQIAWYRWVENGLEEVPLYAFTHIPLPEFSLLWESGTAKGVKLDKIVNVPLENSGLFAAMQERGNTVAIFSGHDHLNDFHGVWESIDLHYGRSASYGSYGSRDHAKGLKTITLYADDTPYMVQTYTVDQWGL from the coding sequence ATGAAACAATCGACACATTCAATCCTTAGAATATTGATACTGCTCTTTGCAGCACTACTACTTATTGTAGGGATTGCATCGTACATAATAATTGATCGCTTATCCAATACAAAAGTCTTTGAAGATGTCAGCAGGTACACAGAAAGTGTTGTCAGTCCCCAAGAAGCCTTCGACCTACAGAAAGCCATTCATGAGAGAAAAGCCTTTACTTTGGAGTACCCAGAAAGCGGGGAGTTCACGATTCTCTGGGGAACCGATTTCCATCTCAGAAGGGGGCCCTTTTCAGGCAGGGATAAGATCTATGCACTCTTGGAAAGAGCCTTTGAAGAAACAGACCCTGACCTGACCATCATTTCTGGTGATCTGCTATTCTCCTTCAATGCAAAAGAGATGCTTATCGAGTTTGCTTCCTTTATGGAGGAACATGGCCAGATTTGGGCCTACTCTTTTGGCAATCATGATGGTGAACATGCCTATGACCGACCTACACTTGCCAGTGTATTGGACGACTACCCACACGCACTTTTCTCCAGTGGTGAGGAATGGGTACGTGGATATAGCAACTACCCACTAGTCCTGACACAGAATGGTGTGATGAAAAATGCACTTATGCTGCTTGACTCCCATCACAGCAGAATCTATGCAGATAATGTCATCGCTCCGGACTATATCTATCCTTCCCAGATAGCGTGGTACCGTTGGGTAGAAAATGGACTGGAAGAGGTCCCCTTGTATGCCTTTACCCACATTCCATTACCCGAATTTTCATTGCTTTGGGAGAGTGGAACAGCAAAGGGGGTGAAACTTGATAAGATTGTCAATGTACCTCTGGAGAACAGTGGCCTATTTGCCGCCATGCAAGAGAGAGGAAACACCGTGGCCATTTTCAGTGGCCATGACCATTTGAACGATTTTCATGGTGTTTGGGAATCCATAGACTTACATTACGGCAGAAGTGCAAGCTATGGGTCCTACGGATCCAGGGACCACGCAAAAGGACTGAAAACCATCACGCTCTATGCTGATGATACTCCCTATATGGTCCAGACTTATACGGTGGACCAGTGGGGATTATAG
- a CDS encoding DUF2804 domain-containing protein: protein MEHEVTQNQDLLNKKGRIKEEGWARHPLWRYDRSFIKAGRLRIKEWDYYAVINTEKRYAVTSTISDLGYAALFAISYIDFDRKAVSQTDALRFFPLGKIGLSASSTEDNQVSWSNTNLRLAFIKKGTQRHLMVACPSLVLPDGSVGLDFDIVLTQEMESESMNIATSWSEQRKAFYLNEKVNCLPAKGTIRRGMESEELLRGEAWGVLDWGRGRWTYANTWYWASVSALVENVPFGLNLGYGFSDRSTASENAIYYDGKIHKIGTVEFVFSRENLNKAWRIKDDEGRLNMVFTPVVDRSSNTNFVVIQSKQHQLFGYFSGTCILDDGSEIAIKEIPGFAEEVYNRW from the coding sequence ATGGAACACGAAGTAACGCAGAACCAGGACCTCCTCAACAAGAAGGGACGTATCAAGGAAGAAGGTTGGGCTCGCCATCCGCTTTGGCGTTATGACCGGTCATTCATAAAGGCCGGGCGTCTCAGGATCAAGGAGTGGGATTACTACGCAGTTATCAATACTGAGAAACGGTATGCTGTCACATCTACAATTAGTGACCTAGGGTATGCAGCACTCTTTGCTATCAGTTATATCGATTTTGACCGAAAAGCTGTAAGCCAGACTGATGCACTTCGCTTTTTCCCTCTTGGAAAGATTGGACTGAGTGCTTCCAGCACTGAGGACAACCAAGTTTCATGGTCAAATACCAACCTGCGCCTTGCATTTATCAAGAAGGGAACACAGCGGCACTTGATGGTTGCGTGCCCTTCTCTTGTGTTACCGGATGGAAGTGTAGGTCTCGACTTCGATATAGTCCTCACCCAAGAAATGGAATCAGAGAGCATGAATATTGCAACCAGCTGGAGTGAACAGCGTAAGGCGTTTTATCTCAACGAGAAGGTCAACTGCCTCCCTGCAAAGGGGACTATTCGAAGGGGTATGGAAAGTGAGGAATTACTCAGGGGGGAAGCATGGGGTGTCCTTGACTGGGGACGTGGGCGCTGGACATATGCAAACACCTGGTACTGGGCGAGTGTCTCTGCATTGGTGGAGAATGTCCCCTTTGGCTTGAACCTTGGCTATGGATTCTCTGACAGAAGTACAGCAAGTGAGAATGCCATCTACTATGATGGCAAGATACATAAGATCGGCACGGTAGAATTTGTATTCTCAAGAGAAAATCTTAACAAGGCGTGGAGAATCAAGGACGACGAAGGCAGGCTCAACATGGTATTCACCCCGGTGGTTGACCGCTCCAGCAATACCAATTTTGTTGTGATACAATCCAAGCAACACCAGCTGTTCGGGTATTTTAGCGGAACCTGTATTCTTGATGATGGCTCTGAAATTGCGATCAAAGAGATCCCCGGGTTCGCAGAAGAGGTCTACAATCGGTGGTAG
- a CDS encoding DEAD/DEAH box helicase, which yields MSELLSFADLGLSAQTIAAVKSKGFEEPTKIQAACIPLLLKDQVDVIGQAQTGTGKTAAFGLPILEIVDPSVRQVQALILAPTRELAVQVAEEINSLKGDRHLEIAAVYGGASMDLQLRKLRRGVHVVVGTPGRILDHLRRGSLKLDQLKFVVLDEADEMLDMGFVEDIEEVLKQTPEEKRMLCFSATMPAPIQRLAGRFMHEPQMVKIKQETPTSDLTDQIYVEVRESDKFEALTRIIDMEESFYGIVFCRTKVQCDEIGRKLMDRGYDAEPLHGDLSQKQRENILHKMRDRSISIIVATDVAARGIDISDLTHVINFSLPEDPEAYIHRIGRTGRAGKSGIAITFVGPREFRRFSFIQKVSKSEIRRESVPDANDIIETKRTRIISQLSAITTEEGQESPFLTIAEQLLEDKRPEEVVASLLDHFYKDELDVSKYQHISSGRNERGPREQRSEDSGFTRLFIARGRKDGLDKRRLVDYLIEQVGAEDRDIQNVTVRDDFSFVSAPLQVAERILQTFSSVGSEGKPIITRAKPDNPNGKHLSGRRGDRYDDRPSSSDRRSSARRPRRGNDDYQPYGRDSYSGGDDYYSRPSNFQDDRSGRSHGKYSAPKGKKGSRPKKRYRD from the coding sequence ATGTCAGAGTTATTAAGCTTTGCGGACCTAGGACTGTCCGCTCAAACCATTGCCGCCGTCAAATCCAAGGGATTTGAAGAACCAACAAAGATCCAAGCAGCGTGTATTCCATTGCTTCTCAAAGATCAGGTTGATGTTATCGGCCAGGCACAAACCGGAACCGGCAAAACCGCCGCTTTCGGTCTCCCCATTCTAGAAATCGTAGACCCTTCTGTAAGGCAGGTCCAGGCACTTATCCTCGCTCCCACGAGAGAGTTGGCTGTTCAGGTTGCCGAAGAGATTAACTCTCTGAAGGGAGATCGTCATTTGGAAATCGCCGCTGTCTATGGAGGAGCCTCCATGGACTTACAGCTCAGGAAGCTACGCCGAGGTGTACATGTAGTTGTCGGTACCCCCGGTCGTATCCTCGACCACCTCAGAAGAGGTTCCCTCAAGCTGGACCAGCTGAAGTTCGTTGTTTTGGACGAAGCTGATGAGATGCTTGATATGGGATTTGTTGAGGATATTGAGGAAGTATTGAAACAGACCCCGGAAGAAAAGCGGATGCTCTGTTTCTCAGCCACCATGCCCGCCCCTATCCAACGTCTTGCAGGGAGGTTCATGCATGAGCCTCAGATGGTAAAGATCAAGCAGGAGACTCCAACCAGCGATCTCACCGACCAGATTTATGTTGAGGTAAGAGAGTCGGACAAGTTTGAAGCATTGACCCGTATCATTGATATGGAAGAGAGCTTCTACGGAATTGTCTTCTGTAGGACCAAGGTCCAATGTGATGAAATCGGGCGAAAGCTGATGGATCGTGGGTATGACGCTGAACCATTGCATGGGGATCTCTCCCAGAAACAGAGAGAAAACATCCTGCATAAAATGCGGGACAGATCGATCAGCATCATCGTTGCCACTGACGTGGCTGCCCGCGGTATCGATATCTCTGACCTCACCCATGTTATCAATTTCTCTCTCCCTGAAGATCCAGAAGCTTATATCCACCGTATAGGAAGAACAGGTAGAGCAGGAAAGAGTGGTATTGCCATCACTTTTGTAGGGCCTAGGGAGTTCAGACGGTTCAGCTTCATCCAGAAGGTATCAAAATCAGAAATACGACGTGAGTCAGTACCTGATGCAAATGATATCATTGAGACCAAGCGAACAAGAATCATCAGTCAGCTCTCTGCCATTACTACTGAGGAGGGACAGGAAAGCCCCTTCCTTACCATTGCAGAACAGCTCTTGGAGGACAAGCGTCCTGAGGAAGTGGTAGCTTCCTTGCTCGATCACTTCTATAAGGATGAGTTGGATGTATCGAAGTATCAACACATCTCTTCGGGTAGGAATGAGCGCGGTCCGAGAGAACAACGCAGTGAAGATAGTGGTTTCACCCGTCTCTTTATCGCTCGCGGTAGAAAGGATGGTCTGGACAAGCGAAGGCTCGTTGACTATCTGATTGAACAGGTTGGAGCAGAAGACCGTGACATTCAGAACGTAACGGTCAGGGATGATTTCTCCTTTGTCAGTGCTCCACTGCAGGTTGCTGAGCGCATCTTGCAGACGTTCAGTTCTGTGGGTTCAGAAGGCAAGCCGATCATCACCCGAGCGAAACCGGACAACCCCAACGGGAAGCACCTCTCCGGAAGAAGAGGCGATCGCTATGATGATCGTCCCAGTTCTTCTGATCGAAGAAGCTCCGCCAGACGTCCTCGCAGAGGCAATGATGATTATCAGCCGTATGGAAGGGATTCCTATAGCGGCGGTGATGATTATTACTCCCGACCTAGTAATTTCCAGGATGACCGCTCTGGCCGTTCCCATGGGAAATACAGTGCCCCTAAAGGGAAAAAAGGCTCCCGCCCTAAGAAGCGGTACCGAGACTAA
- a CDS encoding efflux RND transporter permease subunit — protein MKFDFLSFVGKHSKITLALVLLVTVFFGYHAAHLQLDADYVTLMNESETPSLYQGGEGPYVPPVQVSLVEDSTVPETMQLETDMLGNHLIADISAGTPEEEPPYTTTYLVLVESESLFEADMLNTISNTMEQLDATEYLGNKFSVLDFVTLEKKGTRLMSVPFSSQDTWDEADAQMLRQRIEQDPIVKNYLVSDDLNGMLFSFDSIALTPEQERELSTMLDPLREEGMEVHINGGAVITNLLVKYLSRDLSILLTLCFIAILIVYYLSFRAKRSVLLPFSMSVIGIIWTFGTMRLLGYSLTIVNIVTPCMVLNLGSSYAIHVIGEYYTDYAKGMNSIESTKKILRTIFFACLTTVIGFLSLLFSQTPALREFGIAVGIGVTYCAILASTYLPAQLSLVVPPKKAQIRTYKKGYLAQLVVVIDNLVKKKYVLFFLLWLVVIAGYGLTKDHISVNTNYMSYLPKKDTFAQSSRHFAQKMGGDTPYTITIEAPEGTEQFFLQSENLSKVYAFEQAIRSDLPDVRQILSFASYVSFANDVYSGEEGIPSSRGLLNLINRMIILMSNQNDDNLGAILNPEGTKLTIFLQNYDSVDKDLMTISSSTRIEEGVKRLLPILPDGTQVTLGGEPHKVIHFSSTLLSDQSKSTYASYILVFLVVLVAFKSLSLAFYALIPILTGVMANYVFMYFFNIPFDMITVSFAAVAVGAGIDDAIHFLIRYKNKLAEGKQSIEVMLSETIKETGRPIILTTLSIVAGMLMFLFASYTPVRYFGSLMSIALLNCMLATLVVMPSVITLSARIKRRLTH, from the coding sequence ATGAAATTCGATTTTCTTTCCTTTGTTGGCAAGCATAGCAAAATCACCTTGGCTCTCGTTCTCTTGGTGACCGTATTCTTCGGCTATCATGCAGCCCATTTGCAGCTTGATGCTGATTACGTCACCTTGATGAATGAAAGTGAGACACCCTCCTTGTATCAAGGAGGAGAAGGACCGTACGTTCCTCCCGTACAGGTTTCTCTCGTTGAAGATTCAACAGTCCCTGAAACCATGCAGCTAGAGACTGACATGCTTGGGAATCATCTCATCGCTGATATTTCTGCAGGTACTCCAGAGGAAGAACCACCCTATACAACAACCTATCTCGTATTGGTGGAGAGCGAGAGTCTGTTCGAGGCGGACATGCTTAATACCATCAGCAACACGATGGAGCAATTGGATGCCACTGAATACCTAGGAAACAAGTTCTCGGTGCTCGATTTCGTGACACTGGAAAAGAAGGGCACCAGACTCATGAGTGTCCCCTTCTCATCCCAGGATACGTGGGATGAAGCCGATGCCCAAATGCTCAGACAGCGAATAGAACAGGATCCCATCGTAAAGAACTACCTGGTCAGTGATGATCTGAACGGGATGTTGTTTTCCTTTGATTCAATAGCACTTACCCCAGAACAGGAGAGAGAGCTATCGACAATGCTTGATCCCCTGCGAGAAGAGGGGATGGAAGTGCATATCAATGGTGGAGCGGTTATCACCAACCTCTTGGTCAAGTACCTCAGCAGGGACCTCAGCATTCTACTCACCCTCTGCTTCATCGCAATTCTCATTGTGTATTACCTGAGTTTCAGGGCAAAGCGAAGTGTATTGCTCCCCTTCTCCATGTCCGTCATTGGTATCATCTGGACCTTTGGTACCATGCGACTGCTTGGATATTCACTCACCATTGTCAATATCGTGACCCCCTGTATGGTACTTAATCTTGGATCTTCCTATGCCATCCACGTCATCGGAGAGTATTATACTGACTATGCGAAGGGAATGAACTCCATTGAATCCACCAAGAAAATACTCAGGACCATCTTCTTCGCTTGTCTGACGACGGTCATCGGGTTCCTTAGCCTACTATTCTCCCAGACCCCCGCACTCAGGGAGTTTGGAATCGCTGTCGGAATCGGCGTAACCTACTGCGCAATCCTCGCTTCCACCTACCTTCCAGCTCAGCTCAGTTTGGTTGTCCCTCCCAAGAAGGCGCAAATCAGAACATACAAGAAAGGATATCTCGCACAGCTTGTAGTAGTGATCGACAACCTCGTCAAGAAAAAATACGTTCTGTTTTTTCTTCTCTGGCTTGTGGTTATTGCCGGCTATGGGCTGACCAAGGATCATATTTCTGTAAACACCAATTACATGTCCTACCTTCCTAAAAAGGACACATTCGCCCAGAGCTCACGCCACTTTGCCCAGAAGATGGGGGGAGATACTCCCTATACCATCACCATAGAAGCACCTGAGGGGACAGAGCAGTTCTTCCTCCAAAGCGAAAACCTGTCCAAGGTATATGCTTTCGAACAGGCTATTCGTTCAGACCTCCCCGATGTTCGGCAGATTCTCTCATTTGCAAGCTATGTAAGCTTTGCCAATGATGTGTACAGTGGAGAAGAGGGCATCCCTTCCTCCAGAGGGTTACTGAACCTCATCAATCGTATGATCATCCTGATGAGCAACCAGAATGATGATAATTTGGGCGCTATACTCAATCCTGAAGGAACCAAACTTACCATCTTCCTACAGAACTATGACTCCGTGGACAAGGATCTCATGACCATTTCCAGTTCCACTCGCATTGAAGAGGGCGTAAAGCGTTTGCTTCCAATTCTGCCTGATGGCACTCAGGTGACCCTGGGAGGAGAACCACACAAGGTAATTCACTTCTCCTCAACCTTGCTCTCAGACCAGAGCAAGAGTACCTATGCCAGCTACATATTGGTATTTCTTGTGGTTTTGGTGGCCTTCAAATCACTCTCCCTGGCTTTTTATGCGCTTATTCCTATTCTCACAGGGGTTATGGCAAACTACGTCTTCATGTACTTCTTCAATATCCCATTTGACATGATCACGGTAAGTTTTGCAGCTGTGGCAGTAGGGGCGGGAATCGATGATGCAATTCACTTCCTTATACGATACAAGAACAAGCTTGCTGAGGGAAAGCAGTCGATTGAGGTGATGTTGTCTGAGACAATCAAGGAGACAGGGCGGCCTATCATCCTCACTACCCTGTCCATTGTTGCAGGAATGCTGATGTTCCTATTTGCCAGCTATACCCCGGTACGTTACTTCGGAAGCCTGATGAGTATTGCCCTACTCAACTGCATGCTTGCCACCTTGGTGGTTATGCCTTCGGTTATTACGCTGAGCGCACGTATCAAGCGTCGTCTTACACACTGA